The Candidatus Saccharibacteria bacterium DNA segment AATAAAGCAGACCTCAATAACTACAAAAGTGAGCTAAATTTATAGCTTATAAACAAATTTCTGCGAGCTACTAGGCTCCTTGTCCGTCCGGTGGATACATCCAGCCCAGCAACATGGTCGACGCTTGCCTTCCTCTAGTTCTTCGATAGTTCGCCGTATCCTCTTAGCACGAGTCTGTTCTTGTTTGGCATTCTCTACCCAACAAATAAACTCGTTCCTAGCCAATGGAGTTAATCCTTGCCAGATATCTACTACTGTACTTGAATCCAATGCCTTGGCCAAGTCTTCTGGCATCTGATGGACTACTCCTCCAGATAGATCTGTGTGCTTCATAACTTGATTATACCAGGGTATCTACATAAAAACACCCAACCATAAAATACCACCCCCAATGCGACTAACAGTAAATCTCTGCTACTCTCACCCTAGCATGATCAGGGTCTTGTCCTCTTCCGAAGATCAAAACCGTCCCCTATCCCCTAATTCCTATCTCTCTTCAGTCAATAAACCAAATTTACCTAATACCCATCGAGCAAACCTTGTGAACCTGGACTTCCTGCCAGGAACTTTCTCTCCTTTACCAGAAGCCTTCAGTGCATCCATCTGATGTTTAAAACCAGTAACGGTGTCTGGATCCTTTCCCATTTCTTAACCTCTATATGATAGATTATGGTGACCCCAGCGGGATTCGAACCCGCGATTTCCGGGATGAAAACCCGGCGTCCTAGGCCTCTAGACGATGGGGCCAAGTCTAGGAAAAATTAATTTCCACCTGACAATCTTATCAAATCCACCAGAAAATAACAAGCGAAATCCATCCGTTCCCCCAACCCCCTCTACGAGGTCTGACCTCGTTTTTGACCACTCTAACAGATATAAAATTTCGAGGTCTAACCTTGAAATGGCAGAAGTAACTCAATTAAAGACTTACTACATCAACCAGCTTAACGTATTATTGGTGTGTATTCGATAATCTTATTGCTACTTGTTCGATAGAGGATTGCTCGATTATCAAAGACTAAATAGTAGTCCCCGATCTCTGCCCGGCTAAGCAATCCCGACTGTCCAGCACTGAGAGTATCAAGCGCCTCCTGGCTATTGATGTAAGCAATGTTGACCAATGCCTCCTCTTCTGGAATCTCGATCAAGTCTCTGACCTTTTTCTCGATATCACTCCCATCAGATTGATTAGATACTTCCTGTTCTCTACCTTCTTCCCTATCCAATCTATTATTTAAATCTTGCTTGAGATTTAATGCTCCATAGCCAATCAAGCCAAGAATAACCAGCCCTAGGCAAATCACCAGTCCGATCAATAACTTAATCTTCCAGCTATATTTAGCTCTTGTCTGACCTAATTCATCAGAAAAAGATAATTTTACATCAGAATCACTATTGGCCTTACGACTACTTTTTCTCGCCCGTGACATTGGTCTATCTTTAGCCGATGACTGGGACTTGGTTGCGGTCTTATTAATCTTGCTAGTCTTGCTTGCCACCAAAGTAGGCTTCTTGGGCTGAGGTTTTTTGGGTGATTTTGCTACTACCATTTAAATCATTATAACATAAGCATTGATCGAGGTCTGACCTCGAAATTGCTGATTGTAACAGATCAAAATTGATGAGGTCTGACCTCGAAATAGAGGTTTGGGTGATGATAATAAATCTATTTTAGACAGAGGTTATTTGGGTACCAGTCGATAAGCTCGGGCCGCGTCATAGTCAGTCAGAAGTCTAGCATCTGGCTGGCAAACCTGTTCTACTCGATAATCGCGATAGAGTGAATCCTTGGCTCCTGGATCCTCAAACCTAGGCCAATTCCAGCTAACATACCATATATTGTTATTGTAAAAATCTATGGATCTAACAATCTCTCCTTTGCTCAGATAATTAAAGGCTCCCCTCTCATTAATAACCCTTTTCCAGGCACTACCATTAATATCTGGTTTTTCCTTGTCTCCTATCAAATAGAACTGGGAATCTTGATCTAGAATATCTCTCAGATAATAGTCATATATCAAATAATTACTATCATCATCTATCAGATAGATATTATCTTTACCATTCTTATTATCGATACTACATTCGATAGCGCTTTTGTCCTGGTATACCGTAACCTGCTGCTCTTTCAGGAGTCTTGTGTTTCCATAAACAAAACTATAAACGACCCCGATTAATAACAAGATACCCGTAGCCAAAACAGCTAACCTCCTAGATCTATCTAATAACAAGGCACCAATTAATCCAGCAATCGTAAATACAAAAGTAAAAAAGACCGATATGCTTAAGTATCGACCATAAAAAACCGATGTCTTAAACACCAAAGAAATCCCCAGCATCACTACTGTCACCACAAGCCCAATCCTCGTTAGTAGCAACCAATTATAATTAATATTGTCGCTATTGGATTTCTTCTGAGTAGACACAAAAAATTTCCATATTTTCCTGTAATTAAAACCAATAAGGCAAAAAATTACAAAACCAATAGCCAATGCTGGCCATCCAAACATCAAATACTCTTCAATATTTGTCAAGAATAGCACTGGAAGATAGAAAATTGAGAATAAACTAGGCTTTGGTACCCAAAATCCACCGTTAAAACCAATTAGTCGTCCAATAAAGACGTTAATCCATGGTAGGTAGAAGATAATAGTCAGGATACCAACTCTAAAAAACCAAGAGTTCCGTACAAACCCCCAGAACTTTCTAAGATTAAATCCCCTAGCATAATCCCAATATTCAACTATTGCCAATCCGATCAATAGGAAGATTGCATAATAATGAGTATAGATTGACAAAGCTGCCAAGATGGCAACAGCAAGAAGATTAATCCTGGTCTGGTTGCCAGACCTGTAATCCAAATAGAACCAAAATAGCAAACTGGTAATCAAAAATGCCAAACAATACATCCTGATCTCCAAGCCTAAACGCATAGCAAATGGACTGGTAATCATAATGATACTAGTAATCCATGCAACCTTTGCAGAAAAATACCTGTAAGCTATCAGAACCATCACACTAACGGAAATCGCCACCAAGATCAATCCAAATAATCTAAGAATAAGCTCACCATTACCAAAGATATCTGCCCAGATTTTTAATAGATAGTAATATAAAGGAGGATGAACATCTGCAGCAGTTACTTGATTTATTTTAGCAAAATCTAACTGAATTATCTGGATGCTAAATGCTTCATCTCCCCAAACCTGAAGTCTGGTTGCCCACAAAAAACCAACTACCAAATAGCTCAAGCCTGCGATCAACGCCCCAGATATTACCTTTCGATTGATCCTATATCTACCCTTATCTTTTGTTTTCATTAATGATTATTATATAGCAAAATTGGCTCAAGAACTATTGCAAGGTCTGACCTCGATATTAAACCTCCCAACAGATCAAAATTGATGAGGTCTGACCTCGAATAGTGATTTTTGTTAATCAAAATCTATCACCTCGAAATACCAATCTCGATCGACCAAGGTATTTGCTGCTGCACCATTATCACCTTCACTGATTGCCACATCGAAGCTTCCAGTAGACTGACTAAAAACATGGGTACCAATACTATCTCTGGTTGAATCAGACTCCAGGCTACCCAACATCACGGTATAATTCGCTGTGGTTCGTGGAGTTGTCAAAGTAACACGGTATTTACCAACCGACAGTCTGGCTACTGTCGCACCATGAACCCTGAGTCCTGTACCATTGGCTGCTACCTTACCAAATGCCCTCGTATACTCCAGGGGAGTTGATGGTAATACATTGACGCAAACCCAACTCGTACCATTGAACTGGATAAATTGCCCAATGCTACAATTCATGCTAGCCAAAAGATCGGAATCATTACCGCATACCCAAGCATTACTGGTGATAGAAAACTTAGCTATCTGCCCATTACTACAATTCAGACTGGATAATGTATCTGCGACATTACTACATGTCCAAACAGTTCCATTCCAACGAACTATCTGGTTAGCACTACAGTTCAGACTAGCAAGAGTATCCGTATTGGTGTCAATGTCACTCCCACATTGCCAATTGGCCCCATCAAATTTTAGGATTTGACCCTTCTTACAAGCTACTAGCTCGTACTTAACAGTATCAACAGAGCTAACACTAGCCTTGAGTCCCGAACCTGCCAAGAAGTTGATCGTATCACCAGGCTGAACGACTTGTCCTGATGTCCCATCAGTGATCTTGAACTCCCCACCTGAGGCCTGGTTGCCACAAATCCATCCTCCATTGCTCCAGATAATGCTTTGACTATTGGAACAACTTAATTGCGCTAAAGAATCAGTAAAGCTAGTCTTGACTCCATCCTCATTGATGTATGTATAATTGCCATTACCCTCATCAATTAATTCCGTAGTGGTTTCTAGCAATCTTATATCCGCCACAACCGTATCTCCCTTTTCGTTGATATAGGTAATGGTTTGACCGGGTACATCCACCGTCATTGTTGTAATTGTCTCATTGATATCAACACTATCTCCCTGTTCATTGGTATACGTAGCAATCAAATTGCCAAGTTGAGTATTGGTAACGAATGTATTAATATTAAGTTCAGAATAATCCATACATTGCCAATTTGTGCTCAAATAAATTGCTATTTGCTTGTCTCCGCAAATGAGTGTTCCCAGAGTATCAGTAATTACACTAACTGAACCATCTTCACTAGTATATGAATATGTGCCATCGTTGTTGTTTACTAAGGTAGTGACTGATTCTTTGATATCTACACTGACTCCATCTTCATTGGTGTAAGTACCAATCACTTGACCATTGGCAATGGTATTAGT contains these protein-coding regions:
- a CDS encoding YdeI/OmpD-associated family protein, producing MKHTDLSGGVVHQMPEDLAKALDSSTVVDIWQGLTPLARNEFICWVENAKQEQTRAKRIRRTIEELEEGKRRPCCWAGCIHRTDKEPSSSQKFVYKL
- a CDS encoding glycosyltransferase family 39 protein, with amino-acid sequence MKTKDKGRYRINRKVISGALIAGLSYLVVGFLWATRLQVWGDEAFSIQIIQLDFAKINQVTAADVHPPLYYYLLKIWADIFGNGELILRLFGLILVAISVSVMVLIAYRYFSAKVAWITSIIMITSPFAMRLGLEIRMYCLAFLITSLLFWFYLDYRSGNQTRINLLAVAILAALSIYTHYYAIFLLIGLAIVEYWDYARGFNLRKFWGFVRNSWFFRVGILTIIFYLPWINVFIGRLIGFNGGFWVPKPSLFSIFYLPVLFLTNIEEYLMFGWPALAIGFVIFCLIGFNYRKIWKFFVSTQKKSNSDNINYNWLLLTRIGLVVTVVMLGISLVFKTSVFYGRYLSISVFFTFVFTIAGLIGALLLDRSRRLAVLATGILLLIGVVYSFVYGNTRLLKEQQVTVYQDKSAIECSIDNKNGKDNIYLIDDDSNYLIYDYYLRDILDQDSQFYLIGDKEKPDINGSAWKRVINERGAFNYLSKGEIVRSIDFYNNNIWYVSWNWPRFEDPGAKDSLYRDYRVEQVCQPDARLLTDYDAARAYRLVPK